Part of the Bifidobacterium crudilactis genome is shown below.
GGGCAGCGATCGGGAGATCGGCAAACGATATTGGTGCGTAGGGCATATCGATGGAGTCATCAACTACGTGAGAAATATGGCCGAATGGTCGATTACCATCTCGCTCTTTGAAATCGGCGAGGATGGCGAGGCCGAACCGGTTCTCGGCATCGTGCATGCCCCGGCTCTGGGGGCGACCTATCTGGCGGCGAAGGGCCAGGGGGCCATACGCATACGGCGAACTCCCAACGGTGAGAAACGCGAAAAGGTCATGCCTTCCACCACGACCTCCCTGAACGGCTCGGTCGTGAGTTTCGGCATGTCGTATTTCCCTAAGGAGTCCAAGCGGGCACTGCGTACCGCCGGTTCCCTCGCGGGCAAACCCGCTGACATCAAACGTATCGGTCCGACGTCCTTGGACCTTTGCAAGGTCGCTGACGGCACGTATGACGCCTATTTCGAGCCGACCCTGCACTCCTGGGACATTCCGGCCGTTTCGGCGGCCATGGTTGTCGTCTGCGAGGCCCAGGGGCAGATCGAGCAGTGGAACGGGGACAGATTGCATTGGGACCGCAACAACGATGTGGTCGCTTCCAATGGATTGATTATCGAGGATCTACGACAGTACTTGCTGTAGAAGTACGGGGATGAGGCAACATGCCACAGGAACAGGTGCAGCGCAACGCACAGCAGCAGCCGGAGCAGAACGATGAGACGGTTCTGACGACCCGAGACCAGTCGCAGGTACAGGACCTCGATGCCGTGCTTGACGACATCGAGTCCACCCTGGAGGGCAACGCCGAGGAGTATGTCAACAGCTTCGTGCAGAAGGGTGGGCAGTGATGCCGCAATTGCGCGGATCCGATCATCAATCGCGGTCCGACGAATTCGTCGGCGGCATTCGCGGCCCTGAATTCTCAAGAATCTTCGGTATCGAAACCGAATACGGAGTAAGCGTTACGGAAAACACCCGACCGGTCGAGACCGGTCAGGTGGCGATGATGATGTTCCAACCGGTGGTCACTCGATCGCGCTCGACGAATACCTATCTCGGCAATGGTGCGAGATTGTATCTGGATGTCGGCTCCCATCCGGAATACGCCACTGCGGAAACGCTCACACCGCTGGCGGCGCTCGCGCAGGATCTTGCGGGTGAACATATCATGCGCCGTCTCGCGCTGGACGCGCAACGGCAGCTGCGGGAGCACTACGGCGAGGCCGCGAAGATTCACGTTTTCAAGAACAACACCGATTCGTCGGGTCATTCCTTCGGCTGTCATGAAAACTATCTGTTACGACGCTTTGTTTCCCTGAGAACGATAGAACGCGAACTGATTCCATTCCTGGTGACCAGGCAACTGTTCAGCGGGGCAGGAATGCTGGGGCCGGAGGGTTTCGAGATGTCGCAGCGGGCGCGATTCCTCGACGATGCCGTCTCCAGCGCCACCACACGCGCACGGCCTATGGTCAACACACGCGACGAGCCTCATGCGAATCCGGACCAGTACCGCAGACTTCATGTGATCGTGGGGGACTCCAACCGGTCGCAGACAGCCACGTGGATGAAGCTGGCGACAACGCATCTGGTGCTTTCCGCCATCGAGGAGAGCGTGGCGCAGGATGAGGCGTCACCTTTCGAATCATGCGTCCTGCAGGACCCGGGTCTCGCTATCAGCCAGGTCAGCAAGGACATCAGTGGCAAGGCGACCATACGGTTATCCGAAGAGACGACTCGGGGCGGCGGCACGACATGTGCGCTGGACGTTCAACGTTGCTATCTGCAAGTGGCGCAATCCTTTGTGTCGCGCCATGCAGACACCATCGACGACATCCTTCCGGACGCCGCGCAGGTCCTGGAACTCTGGGAGAACGCCCTGGACGCAATCGATTCCCACCGTTGGCGGGATCTGGCGTCCTGGGTGGATTGGGCGGCCAAACTGGCTTTGTTCCGGCGTATCGAGAGCAGATACTCGGCTGATGAGGATTATGCACGACGCCGCTCGCAGCAGATTGATTTCGAATATCATGACATCGTCAACGGCGTCACCTATCCGTCATTGCTGCATCATGGGGCCATGAGGACATTGCTCGACGAGGATGCCGTCAGAAAGGCGGTAGATACGCCACCTGCCGATACTCGTGCCGCGTTGCGAGGCGCCTTCGTTGACAAGGCCTTGCGCAGTGACTCCCTATGGGCATGCGACTGGACCCACATTTCGCTGTCCTCGTCCAACAGAGTCGAGGCGGAGTTGATCGACCCCTTCGATGCACGTCCCACTGCCGAGTATCTCGCGGTGATGAAGGCGTTGGACAGGCCAGGGGTGGGGCTTTCCTACAACGCATAACAAAGAACCCCGATTCACGCCTGTGTAATCGGGGTCCGCGTTTGCTCGATGAGGAGCGAAGTGCACTACTTGACGACAGCCTTCTTCAGCAGCGAGCCAGCGGTGATACGTACGCCGTAGCTTGCCGGAATCTTGATGGTCTCGCCGGTACGCGGATTGCGGCCCGTACGTGCGGCACGCTTCACGCGCTCCGCGGAGAACAGACCAGTCAGCTTCAGACCTTCGCCTGAAGTCAGGGACTCAACGAAGACGTCCTGGAAAGCGTTGACTGCAGCTTCTGCCTGAGCCTTGGTCAGGTTTGACTTCTGTGCGATCTTTGAAACGAGATCAGACTTGTTGTATGCCATAAAGCATCCTTCTGTCGGGGGTCCCCTTCCTTGCCGGAAACCCAACGGTCAATCCGATACTAGCGCAGATTGGCTGAAAGCGCTGTATTCATCAGGGTTTTCACGGGTTTTTTGATATCCGGGTTGTTCTGTGCTCGTTGCGGTGAGAAATTGTGAAATGTCTCTTTTCACTACGTGTGTGAGCGCCACCTCGGCATGCCTCGTCACTGTTCCCCTCAATCCGGTAACGGGCATTGTTGCCCTCGTGCTGCTGGGCATAGGCGCTCAGCTTCTCGTGTTCATTGTCCGTCCGGATATTCTTCGCGAACGCGTCCGGCGCGAGACGACACTCATCTGGATTCTACTGCCCGAGTGCCAAGACGCTCGATCATTGGTAGTTGCCTGTCAAGGAGCCTGTGTTCTGCAACGATTATCTGGCATAGCGCGGAGCACTTGTCATGCCGGTACTTATGCCTCTGCAATACCGGTATGGTGGCGGTGGAGGTATTCGCTGACCGCGAGCCGGATGACCTCGCTCGCCGTGGTCCGCTCATCTCGGGCATACTCGTCAAGCTCGTAGTTCAACGCGCGCGGCAGGCGTACCTGACGTCTTGGGCTGCTGCCATCCCCGGTCGCCTGACGGTGTCCGAGTGAGGGGCGGCCCGCCATCCGCAACGTCTGCTCCGCCGCCTGGTCAGCCGCGTCTGTGGTGAGTGCGACACCGGAATCGACCGGCCCGTCGGACTTCGCCCATTCGGTCAGCTCCTTCAAATCCTGCTTCGTGAGCTTGCTCATCGTTCTTCCCCTTCCATAATCCAACTGAACTTGCCCCGTAACTGCATGCAATGGAACACCACCACGTCACGCGGTGGGTCGATATACGTCATCACCTCGATAAGGCGTCCGTCACAAGCAGGGCCTATCCATAACGTGGGGTCCGCCTTCATGACGGTTCGAGAACTGTCGAACTGCTTCTTCACCAGACGCTTGTAGGTCATGGCGTGAATCACGTCATCCTCGGTAAACCCGTGCTTACCGGCGCTCTCCAAGAATACGATGGCCATAGTTAATATTGTACTACAATACTAAGGTCCGAGGAAAATATATGTGCACTCATCCCTGAAGAGAGTCGAGATACTAGACATTGGTTGATGTGAGCCTAAAACACTGCAATGTGTGCGCGAAAGCATGTGAAGTCCGATCATTTTGGCCGTCTTTACATGCCGCCTTGCACAGTTTCGGGGGTGGAGCCGTTTAACTAAGGGGAATCGCACCTGAGCACTGTCACACGAGATTATGCGCGTTCAGCCACTTCATGGCCAACGCTCCCAACGGGATTCTGAGCCAGTAGGTGGCGACTCTGAATAGCAAGGTCGCCGACAACGCCACCGCAGTAGGAACGCCCAGTCCGGAGAAGCCGAAGGTCAGCGCCGCTTCCACCGCACCAAGTCCACCCGGGGTGGGGACGGCCGAGCCCAAGGTATTCGCCAGCATGAAGATGAAGGTCGTTTCCAGAACGTTCGTCGGATACCCGAAGGCCTTCAATGCCGCCCAGAAACTCAGACCGAAGGCCAGACTCTGCACAAGTGCGCCCAAAGCGCTGAACAGGAGTTGTTTGGGTTGGGTGAGCACATCGAGAAGCTGACGCGCATAGCTGGTGACGATTGGCAGCAGCTTGTCGATCAGCAGTTTCCTCACAGGAGTGATAGCCATGGACAGGGAGGCGAGAATCGCCACCACGCCCAGCACGATCACCAAGGTGTTCGTGGGAATCATGCCGGAGAAGGAATTGCGCCCAGTGAACACCCCGATAAGGATCAGCAGCAGGAAGGTGGTCAGGAATTGGACGGCGATTACTGCACTCATGACGGCGGTCGCGACGGTGCTGCGGTATCCGCTTTTGCGTAGGAATTGAAGATTCACGAATGCCGGTCCCACACCCGCCGGCATGGATACCGCGGTGAAGCTTGCCGCAACCTGAGACATGAAGATTCCCAAGTAATTGCGTCTGTCGGCATCCATGAACGCACCCAGGCTGATACCGCTGCCAATCCAAGCGAACACGCCGAACACGAAGCAGAGCACGGCCATCCAGGGCTCGGCGTGGCCGATGGCGTAGATGACCTGTTGCAGATTGAGCTGGGTGAGCACCACCGCGACCGCGACGACGAGCAGCACCAAAGCCAGGAAGGAACGAAGATTGAACCGCGACAGGGTTACGGGTTCCAGCGCTTCGCCCGCCTCCTCGGAGGTCAATGCTCTGAGGTCGTTGCGCAACTCTCCGAGCAGCCGCTTGTCCCACCCGGGAAGGGCCTTTGTGGCGGCGGGAACGGCGACCTTCTGGAGGAAGGGGATCAGGCCTATTAGCAGGTCGTCACCCCAGACATCTCTGGTCACCTCGACCGCACGCTCTTTGCCGACAGTACATGCCAGCATGGTCAGCAGCTGGACTCTGTCGATTGAGGAGTTGGCGCTGGAACTCGCGAAATCACCGTTCTGCCATCCCGCTATGAAGCAGTGACCTTCAGCGTCCTTGGCGATGGAGTCCGGTGTGATGCCGCGATTGGTGAAGCCATGCCCGATGGCCTTGTCGAGATAGCGGCACAATTCACGCAGGTCGTCATCGCTCAGCGATGCCACGTCGGTCGAATGTAGTCCTGAATCGGATTCCAGAACGAATAGAGAGGATTCCCCGCTTTCGGCTACTCCATAAGGTCTGACGGTGGTCAGCCCCAGATTGCGCAGGCCCAGAAGCATGGCGAAATGGTGTTGCGTGGTGTCTCTGACCGAACGGTCACGACGCATGGATACACCTGAGAATTTGAGCCATTGCCAGAGTTGAATCAGATATCCCGCAGTGTATTTCTGGGCGTCGAGCACTGAAACCGTGTATCGGGTCCCTGCAACGTCCTCGACCTCGTATAAGCGTGAACCGTCAACAAGGTCATCGCTTAGCGAAGCCTCGTTTCCGAAAGGATTGGGGGAGCTGGGTATATCCACGGCACGCAATGAATGAACCGTGATGCCGATGGATTTCAGTGATTGAACGATGGACGGTCCCCATGCGCCCTTGCTTTGCGTTCCGGCGAGATAGCGTATGCCAAGACCGATTATCCGGCCGATGCAGAAGGACAACAGCACTCCGCTGATGGCATTCGCGGATAGGGCCACCACGATAATCGCCGTGGCATAGAGGATGTTCCAGCCCCATTTCACGCTCGCCCTCAGCCGGCGTGGACCTGCTGCGCTCAGGAAGGCTCCGATACCGGCGTAGATATCCGGCAGCAGGGAAGCTCCGGTGAGTACCACCGAGGGGCTGAGCGCACTGATGATCGTCTGGTTCTCCGTGTGGACGATAATCGTCGAAATCGCCCACACCGCGCCATATCCGCAGAACAAGGCCACCGAAGAGGTGATGGCCTGAAGGAATTCACGGGTGAACAACAGGTGGAAAAGCACTATCAGCACGACGACGATGGTGGTGAATTGCTGCAACAGGGAGGTCGGCAGGTCATACAGCCAATCCAGTGCCTGACTGGCGGTATGAACGTCATACTCGATGCCTTGTGTGACGCCTCGGAGATAGACGGCAATCAGCACGATGAGGATTCCCGCAATCAGCGTACCGACGGTCCTTACCAGATCGCCCAGGTCCCGGACTCGTTGCGGCGGCGTGTCATCGATAAGGGATTGCGATGAAGCATCCACAGGCCCGTCTGGTGAACCGGCCGCTTCTGTGTTCCGCATGCGGTCAGGCGCATCTGTTGGCTCCTTCGAAGCCAAGTCGCTCGTGGGCAGTGCTTCCCGCTCCTTGTCAGCATCGCCGGAAGTCCTCTCATCGGCAGATGCGTCCCCAACCTTGGTATGTGTGTTCATGCGTGTCTCTGTTTCGTTCGGAGCACTCAGCGTCTGGCGTAGTCCACCAGGCCGCCCGCAATTCCCGTGTATCCGGCTGGCGTGAGATTCCTCAGACGTTGCGCGGTGTCGGGATCGTAATTCAGCGAGTCGATGAAGGACTGCACATCCTGTTGGCTGATGTGATGGCCACGCATGAGTTCCTTGACCTGTTCATAGGGATTGTCCATCCCGTCTTTGCCAAGGAGCGCCTCGGCCCTCATGGCGGTCTGGATGGGCTCGCCGAGCACTTCCCAGTTGCCGTTCAGTTCCTTCTCGATGACTGCGGTGTTCGGATGGATGGCCTGCAGGCCTCCGAGAAGGTTGTTCAGTGCGAGCACACCATATCCCAATGCGGAACCGACATTGCGTTGCGTGGTGGAATCGGTGAGGTCCCTCTGCCAGCGTGATTCCACAAGTGTTGCTGCGAGCGTATCGAGCATCGAGCAGGAAATCTCGAGATTCGCCTCGGCGTTCTCGAAACGGATCGGATTGACCTTGTGCGGCATCGTGCTCGAGCCGGTGGCGCCTTTGACGGGCTCCTGTGCGAAGACTCCGCGTGAGATGTACATCCAGACATCCACGGCCAGATTGTGAAGGATGCGATTCACATGGGAGATGGTCGAATAGCACTCCGCCTGCCAGTCGTGTGACTCTATCTGCGTGGTCAGAGGATTCCAGCTCAGCCCCATGCGATGTTCGACGAATTCGCGTGACACGGCAAGCCAGTCGACGTCTGGGCAGGCGGCTAGATGCGCGCCGAAGGTCCCCGTGGCGCCGTTGATTTTGCCGAGGTATTCCTGCTGTGACAGGTGTTTGAGCTGCCTGTTGAGCCTATACACATAGACGGCGAGTTCCTTGCCCAATGTGGTTGGTGTGGCGGGCTGCCCGTGGGTCAGACTCAGCATCGACAGATCACGGTATTGCTCCGCCTTGTCGGTCAGCAGGTCGACGATGCTCTGCACGCCGGGCGTCCATACCAGTTCGACGGCGTTCTTGATGCATCGCGCATAGGAAAGATTGTTGATGTCCTCACTGGTGCAGGCGAAATGCACCAGAGGCTTGAGCCGGGCAAGCTCCGTCTGCTCACCGAGGACCTCGGCGGCCATGTCGAGTCTGCGATCAATGTAATATTCGACCGCCTTCACGTCGTGATGCGTGGTGGCCTCTATCAGGGCGAGCTCTTCAATGCCTTCAGCGCCGAAATCCTCGGGGATGGCACGCAGATACGAGATTTCTTCGGGTGTGAAGGGTTGCACCCCGCCGAGCAGGGAAGCGGCATGCCCGCCTTGGGGAATGACGGTCGTCTCGTCTGCTGAATCGTTGCCGTCCATGCCGTTGGCGAGCAGAATCATCCATTCGACTTCAACGCGCATCCGCTCCCTGTTCAACGCGGGTTCGCTGAGATATTCGACCAGTGGAGCGGTCTGTGAGTGGTATCGCCCATCAAGAGGGCTCAGTGCGATTGCTGGGCTGATATCAGTGATCTTCATGCCACAAAGACTACTCGGAGCCGTAAAC
Proteins encoded:
- a CDS encoding inositol monophosphatase family protein: MELRELTTRVAQVAIQAGSHALQDQVNPHDLRALHPQQERQYTSEVDDRLLRYCRERIAQIEPFDGFWEDEGSDREIGKRYWCVGHIDGVINYVRNMAEWSITISLFEIGEDGEAEPVLGIVHAPALGATYLAAKGQGAIRIRRTPNGEKREKVMPSTTTSLNGSVVSFGMSYFPKESKRALRTAGSLAGKPADIKRIGPTSLDLCKVADGTYDAYFEPTLHSWDIPAVSAAMVVVCEAQGQIEQWNGDRLHWDRNNDVVASNGLIIEDLRQYLL
- a CDS encoding ubiquitin-like protein Pup, which codes for MPQEQVQRNAQQQPEQNDETVLTTRDQSQVQDLDAVLDDIESTLEGNAEEYVNSFVQKGGQ
- a CDS encoding proteasome accessory factor PafA2 family protein, which translates into the protein MPQLRGSDHQSRSDEFVGGIRGPEFSRIFGIETEYGVSVTENTRPVETGQVAMMMFQPVVTRSRSTNTYLGNGARLYLDVGSHPEYATAETLTPLAALAQDLAGEHIMRRLALDAQRQLREHYGEAAKIHVFKNNTDSSGHSFGCHENYLLRRFVSLRTIERELIPFLVTRQLFSGAGMLGPEGFEMSQRARFLDDAVSSATTRARPMVNTRDEPHANPDQYRRLHVIVGDSNRSQTATWMKLATTHLVLSAIEESVAQDEASPFESCVLQDPGLAISQVSKDISGKATIRLSEETTRGGGTTCALDVQRCYLQVAQSFVSRHADTIDDILPDAAQVLELWENALDAIDSHRWRDLASWVDWAAKLALFRRIESRYSADEDYARRRSQQIDFEYHDIVNGVTYPSLLHHGAMRTLLDEDAVRKAVDTPPADTRAALRGAFVDKALRSDSLWACDWTHISLSSSNRVEAELIDPFDARPTAEYLAVMKALDRPGVGLSYNA
- a CDS encoding HU family DNA-binding protein; this translates as MAYNKSDLVSKIAQKSNLTKAQAEAAVNAFQDVFVESLTSGEGLKLTGLFSAERVKRAARTGRNPRTGETIKIPASYGVRITAGSLLKKAVVK
- a CDS encoding ribbon-helix-helix protein, CopG family translates to MSKLTKQDLKELTEWAKSDGPVDSGVALTTDAADQAAEQTLRMAGRPSLGHRQATGDGSSPRRQVRLPRALNYELDEYARDERTTASEVIRLAVSEYLHRHHTGIAEA
- a CDS encoding lysylphosphatidylglycerol synthase transmembrane domain-containing protein, encoding MNTHTKVGDASADERTSGDADKEREALPTSDLASKEPTDAPDRMRNTEAAGSPDGPVDASSQSLIDDTPPQRVRDLGDLVRTVGTLIAGILIVLIAVYLRGVTQGIEYDVHTASQALDWLYDLPTSLLQQFTTIVVVLIVLFHLLFTREFLQAITSSVALFCGYGAVWAISTIIVHTENQTIISALSPSVVLTGASLLPDIYAGIGAFLSAAGPRRLRASVKWGWNILYATAIIVVALSANAISGVLLSFCIGRIIGLGIRYLAGTQSKGAWGPSIVQSLKSIGITVHSLRAVDIPSSPNPFGNEASLSDDLVDGSRLYEVEDVAGTRYTVSVLDAQKYTAGYLIQLWQWLKFSGVSMRRDRSVRDTTQHHFAMLLGLRNLGLTTVRPYGVAESGESSLFVLESDSGLHSTDVASLSDDDLRELCRYLDKAIGHGFTNRGITPDSIAKDAEGHCFIAGWQNGDFASSSANSSIDRVQLLTMLACTVGKERAVEVTRDVWGDDLLIGLIPFLQKVAVPAATKALPGWDKRLLGELRNDLRALTSEEAGEALEPVTLSRFNLRSFLALVLLVVAVAVVLTQLNLQQVIYAIGHAEPWMAVLCFVFGVFAWIGSGISLGAFMDADRRNYLGIFMSQVAASFTAVSMPAGVGPAFVNLQFLRKSGYRSTVATAVMSAVIAVQFLTTFLLLILIGVFTGRNSFSGMIPTNTLVIVLGVVAILASLSMAITPVRKLLIDKLLPIVTSYARQLLDVLTQPKQLLFSALGALVQSLAFGLSFWAALKAFGYPTNVLETTFIFMLANTLGSAVPTPGGLGAVEAALTFGFSGLGVPTAVALSATLLFRVATYWLRIPLGALAMKWLNAHNLV
- the purB gene encoding adenylosuccinate lyase, whose protein sequence is MKITDISPAIALSPLDGRYHSQTAPLVEYLSEPALNRERMRVEVEWMILLANGMDGNDSADETTVIPQGGHAASLLGGVQPFTPEEISYLRAIPEDFGAEGIEELALIEATTHHDVKAVEYYIDRRLDMAAEVLGEQTELARLKPLVHFACTSEDINNLSYARCIKNAVELVWTPGVQSIVDLLTDKAEQYRDLSMLSLTHGQPATPTTLGKELAVYVYRLNRQLKHLSQQEYLGKINGATGTFGAHLAACPDVDWLAVSREFVEHRMGLSWNPLTTQIESHDWQAECYSTISHVNRILHNLAVDVWMYISRGVFAQEPVKGATGSSTMPHKVNPIRFENAEANLEISCSMLDTLAATLVESRWQRDLTDSTTQRNVGSALGYGVLALNNLLGGLQAIHPNTAVIEKELNGNWEVLGEPIQTAMRAEALLGKDGMDNPYEQVKELMRGHHISQQDVQSFIDSLNYDPDTAQRLRNLTPAGYTGIAGGLVDYARR